Proteins from a genomic interval of Pantoea deleyi:
- a CDS encoding type IV pilus twitching motility protein PilT has product MNLDEMVALSVKHNAADLHLCSGHLPCWRRQGRLETLPQQPRIADDGIAQFMAQWLSDAQRQQLAQAGQIDFALSLADGSRLRANLFRQREGLSLALRIIATTCPTLAELQLPASVPPLLAQQDGLILVTGATGSGKSTTLAALVDTLNRQQARHIITLEDPIEFIHQSRQSLIQQREIGLHCASFALGIRAALREDPDVILLGELRDSDTIRQALTAAETGHLVLATLHTRGAAQAVDRLVDVFPAEEKPLVRSQLAGSLKAVIAQRLVPAAADGRIALFEILIATPGITNLIREGKMHQIPALLQTGAQAGMQTFEQSRLARQAAGLI; this is encoded by the coding sequence ATGAATCTGGATGAAATGGTGGCGCTTAGTGTAAAGCATAATGCCGCCGATCTGCACCTTTGCAGCGGACATTTGCCCTGCTGGCGGCGGCAGGGAAGGCTGGAGACACTGCCGCAGCAGCCCCGGATCGCCGACGACGGGATCGCGCAGTTTATGGCGCAGTGGCTCAGTGACGCACAGCGCCAGCAGCTGGCGCAGGCGGGCCAGATCGATTTTGCCCTGAGCCTGGCGGACGGCTCACGGCTGCGTGCGAATCTGTTCAGGCAGCGCGAGGGGCTGTCGCTGGCGCTGCGGATTATCGCCACGACCTGCCCGACGCTGGCAGAACTGCAGCTGCCCGCCAGCGTGCCCCCACTGCTGGCGCAGCAGGATGGCCTGATTCTGGTGACCGGGGCGACGGGCAGCGGCAAATCCACCACGCTGGCGGCGCTGGTGGATACGCTGAACCGTCAGCAGGCGCGTCATATCATCACGCTGGAGGATCCGATTGAGTTTATTCATCAGAGCCGGCAGTCGCTGATTCAGCAGCGGGAAATCGGACTGCACTGCGCGTCGTTCGCGCTGGGGATCCGGGCGGCGCTGCGTGAAGATCCGGACGTTATCCTGCTGGGTGAGCTTCGCGACAGCGACACCATTCGTCAGGCGCTGACGGCGGCGGAGACGGGTCATCTGGTGCTGGCGACGCTGCATACCCGCGGCGCAGCGCAGGCGGTGGATCGGCTGGTGGATGTCTTTCCGGCGGAGGAGAAGCCGCTGGTCCGGAGCCAGCTGGCGGGCAGCCTGAAGGCGGTGATCGCGCAGCGCCTGGTGCCCGCAGCGGCGGACGGGCGCATCGCCCTGTTTGAGATACTGATCGCCACGCCCGGCATCACCAATCTGATCCGCGAGGGGAAGATGCACCAGATCCCTGCGCTGTTGCAGACCGGCGCGCAGGCCGGAATGCAGACGTTTGAGCAGAGCCGCCTGGCGCGGCAGGCCGCCGGTCTTATCTAG
- a CDS encoding YqgE/AlgH family protein, translating to MNLQHHFLIAMPSLQDPFFKRSVVYLCEHNEEGAMGLIINKPMENLTVEGILKKLKISADDRDPAIRLDKPVFTGGPLAEDRGFILHSAQRTFTSSIRVSDNTIITTSRDVLESIGTPSQPANVLVALGYCAWEKDQLENELMENAWLTTPANSNILFQTPVSERWREAARSIGVDIHNMASDAGHA from the coding sequence ATGAATTTACAACATCACTTTTTGATTGCCATGCCTTCATTGCAGGATCCTTTCTTCAAACGTTCCGTGGTCTATCTCTGCGAACACAATGAAGAGGGGGCAATGGGACTGATCATCAATAAACCCATGGAAAACCTGACGGTTGAAGGCATTCTGAAGAAGCTGAAAATCTCCGCTGACGATCGCGATCCGGCGATCCGGCTGGACAAACCGGTCTTTACCGGCGGTCCGCTGGCGGAAGATCGCGGCTTTATTCTGCACTCAGCGCAACGCACTTTTACCTCCAGCATTCGTGTCTCCGATAACACGATCATCACCACGTCCCGTGACGTGCTGGAGTCGATCGGCACCCCCTCTCAGCCAGCCAACGTGCTGGTGGCGCTGGGTTACTGCGCCTGGGAGAAAGACCAGCTGGAGAATGAGCTGATGGAAAACGCCTGGCTGACCACACCCGCTAACAGCAACATCCTGTTCCAGACGCCGGTGTCAGAGCGCTGGCGCGAAGCGGCGCGCAGTATCGGCGTCGATATTCACAACATGGCCAGCGACGCCGGACACGCCTGA
- the hemW gene encoding radical SAM family heme chaperone HemW, which translates to MPNLPPLSLYIHIPWCVQKCPYCDFNSHALKDEVPHVEYVQHLLRDLEIDLPLIHGREVRTIFIGGGTPSLLSSSAMQMLMDGVRARLNLAPDAEVTMEANPGTVEADRFSAYQRAGINRISIGVQSFSPQKLQRLGRIHGPEEAVRAAELAASLSLRSFNLDLMHGLPDQSLEEALDDLRRAIALNPPHLSWYQLTIEPNTLFGSRPPVLPDDDALWDIFEQGDRLLREAGYQQYETSAYAKPGYRCEHNLNYWRFGDYLGIGCGAHGKLTQPDGRIVRTVKTRHPRGFMQGNYREKQYDVADSDKPFEYFMNRFRLLEAAPRDAFSRYTGLAEQAIRPQMDAAIAAGYVIETPAQWQITEKGKLFLNSLLELFLAEE; encoded by the coding sequence ATGCCTAATCTGCCGCCACTGAGTCTCTACATCCACATTCCATGGTGCGTACAGAAGTGTCCCTACTGTGATTTTAACTCCCATGCGCTGAAAGATGAGGTGCCGCACGTTGAATACGTGCAGCACCTGCTGCGCGATCTGGAGATCGACCTGCCGCTGATTCATGGCCGTGAAGTGCGCACGATCTTTATTGGCGGCGGCACACCCAGCCTGCTGAGCAGCAGCGCGATGCAGATGCTGATGGATGGCGTCCGGGCGCGTCTGAACCTGGCGCCGGATGCAGAAGTGACCATGGAAGCCAACCCCGGCACCGTGGAAGCGGACCGCTTCAGCGCCTATCAGCGCGCCGGTATTAATCGTATTTCGATTGGCGTTCAGAGCTTCAGTCCGCAGAAACTGCAGCGTCTGGGCCGTATTCATGGCCCGGAAGAGGCGGTTCGCGCCGCTGAGCTGGCGGCTTCTCTGTCGCTGCGCAGCTTTAACCTTGACCTGATGCATGGCCTGCCCGATCAGTCGCTGGAAGAGGCGCTCGACGATTTACGCCGGGCGATAGCGCTGAATCCGCCGCATCTCTCCTGGTATCAGCTCACCATCGAGCCCAACACCCTGTTTGGCTCGCGCCCGCCGGTGCTGCCGGATGATGATGCGCTGTGGGATATCTTCGAACAGGGCGATCGGCTGCTGCGGGAGGCCGGTTATCAGCAGTATGAAACCTCCGCCTATGCGAAGCCGGGCTACCGCTGTGAACACAACCTCAACTACTGGCGCTTTGGCGACTATCTGGGGATTGGCTGTGGTGCGCATGGCAAGCTGACGCAGCCGGATGGCCGCATCGTCCGCACGGTGAAAACCCGCCATCCGCGTGGCTTTATGCAGGGTAACTACCGCGAAAAGCAGTATGATGTGGCAGACAGCGACAAGCCGTTTGAATATTTCATGAACCGTTTTCGCCTGCTGGAAGCCGCGCCGCGCGACGCGTTCAGCCGCTATACCGGCTTAGCCGAACAGGCGATCCGTCCACAGATGGATGCCGCCATCGCTGCCGGTTACGTGATCGAAACCCCGGCGCAGTGGCAGATTACGGAGAAAGGGAAACTGTTCCTGAATTCGCTGCTGGAGCTGTTCTTAGCGGAAGAGTAA
- a CDS encoding SprT family zinc-dependent metalloprotease, which yields MKTPRLPIALQQAVMRSLRQSLERANQVLESAWPEPKLLYQQRGTAAGTAWLNAWEIRLNPVLLLENQQAFIDEVVPHELAHLLVWKQFGRVAPHGKEWKWMMEQVLGVPARRTHQFEIASVRSNTFAYRCQCQQHQLTVRRHNRVLRKESEYRCVHCGSLLIAGEFIAT from the coding sequence ATGAAAACGCCCCGACTTCCCATCGCTCTGCAGCAGGCCGTGATGCGCTCGCTGCGCCAGTCGCTTGAACGCGCCAATCAGGTGCTGGAGAGCGCCTGGCCCGAACCGAAACTGCTTTACCAGCAGCGCGGCACCGCGGCAGGCACCGCCTGGCTCAACGCCTGGGAGATCCGCCTCAATCCGGTGCTGCTGCTGGAAAACCAGCAGGCCTTCATCGATGAGGTGGTGCCGCATGAGCTGGCGCATCTGCTGGTCTGGAAGCAGTTCGGTCGCGTTGCCCCGCACGGCAAAGAGTGGAAATGGATGATGGAGCAGGTGCTGGGCGTACCGGCACGGCGTACCCATCAGTTTGAGATCGCCTCTGTGCGCAGCAACACCTTTGCCTACCGCTGTCAGTGTCAGCAGCATCAGCTGACCGTGCGCCGTCATAATCGCGTGCTGCGCAAAGAGAGCGAATACCGCTGCGTACACTGCGGCAGCCTGCTGATCGCGGGCGAGTTTATCGCGACCTGA
- a CDS encoding YggT family protein — translation MLTLTFLVKTLIDLYVMVLLLRIWMQWSRCDFYNPLAQFVVKVTQPVVKPLRRIIPALGPIDTASLLLAFVLTTLKYPILLLIQVGVFSVDPTNLLVGLLSLLKSAGYLVFWVIIIRSLMSWISQGRGPVDYLLVQLTEPLMAPIRRILPAMGGIDFSAMIVILVLYALNFLGMDLFPGLWYLL, via the coding sequence ATGTTAACACTGACGTTTTTAGTTAAAACGCTAATCGATCTCTACGTGATGGTGCTGCTGCTGCGCATCTGGATGCAGTGGTCGCGCTGCGATTTTTATAATCCCCTGGCGCAGTTTGTCGTGAAAGTAACGCAGCCGGTTGTGAAGCCGCTACGCCGCATCATTCCGGCGCTGGGGCCGATCGACACCGCCTCGCTGCTGCTGGCCTTTGTGCTGACGACGCTGAAATACCCGATTCTGCTGCTGATTCAGGTCGGCGTGTTCTCTGTCGATCCGACCAATCTGCTGGTCGGTCTGCTGTCGCTGCTGAAATCTGCCGGATATCTGGTCTTCTGGGTCATCATTATCCGCTCACTGATGAGCTGGATCAGCCAGGGCCGTGGCCCCGTGGACTATCTGCTGGTGCAGTTAACCGAACCGCTGATGGCCCCCATTCGCCGTATTCTGCCTGCGATGGGCGGCATCGATTTTTCGGCGATGATCGTCATCCTGGTGCTGTATGCCCTGAACTTTCTCGGCATGGACCTGTTCCCGGGTCTCTGGTATCTGCTGTAA
- a CDS encoding DUF2884 domain-containing protein: MMRKALLAVLLVAATQAQAAYECSVKPQDDVVIKPQSVQVVGANGNMEISPQGDVQSNGKRVTLDAAGRQKAIDYQNALRRDLPWIDSGATSRLEKGRAALDRVIVEKLGSGSNVRNRLTTLNGQLKQQMNRIIEHREDGLTFHHQAIDKVRAEGERLVQSTLGGVMQDSLNEMGSQQGSGGSNPLQAIMGNLGGLQQSIQAEWSKQEQDFQNFGHEVCNRVIALEDQRKQLAGALKN; encoded by the coding sequence ATGATGCGTAAAGCGCTTCTTGCTGTGCTGCTGGTGGCAGCGACCCAGGCGCAGGCCGCCTATGAATGCAGCGTTAAGCCGCAGGACGACGTGGTGATTAAGCCGCAGAGCGTGCAGGTGGTCGGGGCCAACGGCAACATGGAAATCTCGCCGCAGGGCGATGTGCAGTCCAACGGAAAGCGGGTCACGCTGGATGCGGCCGGCCGTCAGAAAGCGATCGACTACCAGAATGCGCTGCGCCGCGATCTCCCCTGGATTGACAGCGGGGCGACGTCACGTCTGGAGAAAGGGCGTGCGGCACTGGATCGGGTCATCGTCGAAAAGCTGGGAAGCGGCAGCAACGTCCGTAACCGTCTGACGACCCTGAACGGTCAGCTGAAACAGCAGATGAACCGCATCATTGAGCATCGCGAAGATGGTCTGACGTTCCACCATCAGGCGATCGACAAGGTGCGCGCCGAAGGCGAACGGCTGGTGCAGTCGACGCTGGGCGGCGTGATGCAGGACAGTCTGAATGAGATGGGCAGTCAGCAGGGCAGTGGCGGCAGCAACCCGCTGCAGGCGATTATGGGAAATCTGGGTGGTCTGCAGCAGTCGATTCAGGCTGAGTGGAGCAAACAGGAGCAGGATTTCCAGAACTTCGGTCACGAAGTCTGCAACCGCGTCATCGCCCTGGAAGACCAGCGTAAACAGCTCGCTGGCGCACTGAAAAACTAA
- the gshB gene encoding glutathione synthase, which translates to MIKLGIVMDPISSINIKKDTSFAMLLEAQRRGYEIHYMEMQDLSLRGGVASARTRLLSVEQNPDSWYQFGSEQVIPLADLNVVLMRKDPPFDTEFIYATYILERAEELGTLIVNKPQSLRDCNEKLYTAWFAEFTPDTLVTRSKAQLRDFWQEHGDIIMKPLDGMGGASIFRVKKDDPNFGVITETLTEHGSRFCMAQNYIPAIKEGDKRVLVVDGEPVPYCLARIPQGGETRGNLAAGGRGEARPLSESDWEIARRVGPTLKAKGLIFVGLDIIGDKLTEVNVTSPTCVREIEAAFPISITGMLMDAIEKRLG; encoded by the coding sequence ATGATTAAACTTGGCATCGTGATGGACCCAATTTCGTCCATCAATATTAAAAAAGACACCAGCTTCGCCATGCTGCTGGAAGCCCAGCGCCGTGGTTACGAAATTCACTACATGGAGATGCAGGATCTCTCCCTGCGCGGTGGCGTGGCCTCTGCCCGTACCCGCCTGCTGAGCGTCGAGCAGAACCCTGACAGCTGGTATCAGTTCGGCAGTGAGCAGGTGATCCCGCTGGCCGATCTGAACGTTGTGCTGATGCGTAAAGATCCCCCTTTCGACACCGAGTTCATCTACGCGACCTATATTCTGGAGCGCGCGGAAGAGCTGGGTACGCTGATCGTCAACAAACCGCAGAGCCTGCGTGACTGCAACGAAAAGCTCTACACCGCCTGGTTTGCCGAGTTCACGCCTGACACGCTGGTCACCCGCAGCAAGGCGCAGCTGCGCGACTTCTGGCAGGAACATGGTGACATCATCATGAAGCCGCTGGATGGCATGGGCGGCGCCTCTATATTCCGCGTGAAGAAAGATGATCCGAACTTTGGCGTTATCACCGAAACCCTGACCGAACATGGCAGCCGCTTCTGCATGGCGCAGAACTACATTCCGGCGATCAAAGAGGGTGACAAACGTGTGCTGGTCGTGGATGGCGAGCCGGTGCCTTACTGCCTGGCGCGTATCCCGCAGGGCGGCGAAACCCGTGGCAACCTGGCCGCCGGTGGACGCGGTGAAGCGCGCCCGCTCAGCGAAAGCGACTGGGAAATTGCACGCCGTGTCGGCCCGACGCTGAAAGCAAAAGGGCTGATTTTTGTCGGTCTGGACATCATCGGTGATAAACTAACTGAAGTTAACGTGACCAGCCCGACCTGCGTGCGTGAAATTGAGGCTGCGTTCCCTATCTCCATCACCGGCATGTTGATGGATGCCATTGAGAAACGCCTGGGCTGA
- a CDS encoding XTP/dITP diphosphatase, which produces MQKVVLATGNPGKVRELAELLSAFGLDIVAQSDLGVESAEETGLTFIENAILKARHAAQITGLPAIADDSGLAVDALGGAPGIYSARYAGEDASDQQNLEKLLQALENVPDGQRQAQFHCVLVYLRHAEDPTPLVFHGSWAGEITRSASGNGGFGYDPIFAVPALGKTAAELSKAEKGAVSHRGKALTLLLEAMRNA; this is translated from the coding sequence ATGCAAAAAGTTGTCCTCGCCACCGGCAACCCCGGCAAGGTACGTGAACTGGCGGAGTTACTCTCCGCTTTTGGTCTGGATATCGTCGCACAGAGTGACCTCGGGGTTGAGTCGGCGGAAGAGACCGGCCTGACCTTTATTGAGAATGCGATTCTCAAGGCGCGTCACGCGGCGCAGATCACCGGCTTACCGGCGATTGCCGATGATTCGGGCCTGGCCGTGGATGCGCTGGGCGGCGCGCCTGGCATCTACTCGGCGCGCTATGCCGGCGAGGATGCCAGCGATCAGCAGAATCTGGAGAAGCTGCTGCAGGCGCTGGAAAATGTGCCGGACGGTCAGCGTCAGGCGCAGTTTCACTGCGTGCTGGTCTATCTGCGTCATGCGGAAGACCCGACGCCGCTGGTGTTCCACGGCAGCTGGGCGGGTGAGATCACCCGCTCTGCCTCTGGCAACGGTGGCTTTGGTTACGACCCGATTTTCGCTGTTCCGGCGCTGGGTAAAACCGCTGCCGAGCTGAGCAAAGCGGAAAAAGGTGCCGTGTCTCACCGGGGTAAAGCATTGACGCTGTTGCTGGAAGCGATGCGTAATGCCTAA
- a CDS encoding YggS family pyridoxal phosphate-dependent enzyme, with amino-acid sequence MTSIQQNLQQVRQRIAAAAARCGRAPEEITLLAVSKTKPASAVEEAFAGGQTAFGENYVQEGVEKVQALAAHPELAWHFIGPLQSNKSRLVAENFAWCHTIDRQRIAQRLNDQRPATLPPLNVLIQVNISDENSKSGIMLEAVSGLAEQIAALPQLRLRGLMAIPAAESDYARQLAVCQQMAEAFRQLQQQYPGIDTLSLGMSDDMEAAIAAGSTMVRIGTAIFGARDYAHNSQK; translated from the coding sequence ATGACCTCAATCCAGCAGAACCTACAGCAAGTGCGGCAGAGAATCGCCGCCGCTGCCGCGCGTTGCGGCCGCGCACCAGAAGAAATTACCCTGCTTGCAGTCAGCAAAACCAAACCTGCGAGCGCGGTCGAAGAGGCGTTTGCCGGTGGCCAGACAGCCTTTGGCGAAAATTACGTTCAGGAGGGGGTTGAAAAGGTTCAGGCGCTGGCCGCACATCCTGAGCTGGCGTGGCACTTCATCGGCCCGTTGCAGTCCAACAAAAGTCGTCTGGTGGCGGAGAATTTTGCCTGGTGTCATACGATCGACCGTCAGCGCATCGCGCAGCGGCTCAACGATCAGCGGCCTGCGACGCTGCCTCCCCTGAATGTATTAATTCAGGTAAATATCAGTGACGAGAACAGCAAATCTGGCATCATGCTGGAGGCCGTTTCCGGGCTGGCAGAGCAGATTGCGGCCCTGCCGCAGCTGCGGCTGCGGGGACTGATGGCGATTCCGGCCGCGGAGAGTGACTACGCGCGGCAGCTGGCGGTATGTCAGCAGATGGCAGAGGCTTTCCGGCAGTTGCAGCAGCAGTATCCGGGTATTGATACGCTCTCGCTGGGAATGAGCGATGACATGGAGGCGGCAATCGCCGCAGGCAGTACAATGGTGCGTATCGGCACCGCCATTTTTGGCGCACGAGACTATGCGCACAACTCACAAAAATAA
- a CDS encoding glycosyltransferase: protein MKNKNIRKQRIVLVTDLMAGRGGMENVTCQLITALNAEAGTEAGLFIINSGEESHSRAWTANAVLAESVCTLRNKKIKNLIHTLRMAAFFRRYRPDHVLTLNTIPTLMARRAIALSGRKIVLSSWMHLPPRDRYRPHYLRRADHHFAISHQIKQQLVELGVPAADVDVIHNPVRRSDVVIGRPQALKFLYIGRVHYQRQKQLKDLFDALHQLSVPWTLEIVGDGEDLARCQEYVAQLGIQDRITWHGWQENAWAYVSSHIKEVSCLIMSSNFEGFPLILLEAMSRGVYCVSSDCVSGPAEIIQNGLNGQLYPTNDSMALAAILNAMNDDFHFPEHQVIKASITGFYEENYMKHLLSVFSRLTEVKHDD from the coding sequence ATGAAAAATAAGAACATCAGGAAACAGCGGATAGTGCTGGTGACCGATTTGATGGCTGGCCGGGGCGGCATGGAAAATGTGACCTGTCAGCTGATTACCGCTCTGAATGCCGAAGCCGGAACGGAAGCGGGGCTGTTTATTATCAACAGCGGCGAAGAGAGCCACTCCCGCGCCTGGACCGCCAACGCCGTTTTAGCCGAGAGCGTCTGCACGCTGCGGAATAAAAAGATAAAGAATCTGATTCATACGCTGAGAATGGCCGCCTTTTTCCGTCGCTATCGGCCCGACCATGTGCTGACCCTCAATACGATCCCTACGTTAATGGCCCGCCGGGCAATCGCGCTCTCCGGCCGTAAGATCGTTCTGTCGAGCTGGATGCATCTGCCCCCGCGGGATCGCTACCGTCCGCACTATCTGCGACGGGCCGACCACCATTTTGCGATCAGTCATCAGATCAAACAGCAGCTGGTGGAGCTGGGTGTCCCGGCTGCCGATGTCGACGTCATCCACAACCCCGTCAGGCGCAGCGACGTGGTGATTGGCAGGCCGCAGGCGCTGAAGTTTCTCTATATTGGCCGTGTTCACTATCAGCGCCAGAAACAGCTGAAAGATCTCTTTGATGCCCTGCATCAGCTCAGCGTGCCCTGGACGCTGGAGATTGTGGGTGATGGTGAGGATCTGGCGCGTTGTCAGGAATATGTGGCGCAGCTCGGCATTCAGGATCGCATCACCTGGCATGGCTGGCAGGAGAATGCCTGGGCCTATGTCAGCAGCCATATCAAAGAGGTCTCCTGTCTGATCATGAGCTCTAACTTTGAGGGCTTTCCGCTGATCCTGCTGGAGGCGATGTCGCGCGGCGTCTACTGCGTTTCATCCGACTGCGTCAGCGGGCCAGCGGAAATTATTCAGAACGGTCTGAATGGTCAGCTCTACCCCACGAATGACAGCATGGCGCTGGCCGCGATTCTCAACGCCATGAACGACGATTTTCACTTCCCTGAGCATCAGGTTATCAAAGCGAGCATTACCGGTTTTTATGAGGAAAATTATATGAAGCACCTGCTGAGTGTGTTTAGCCGCCTGACTGAGGTTAAACATGACGATTAA
- the rsmE gene encoding 16S rRNA (uracil(1498)-N(3))-methyltransferase, which translates to MRIPRIYHPDPLSIGSEITLDEDASNHVGRVLRMTTGQHLELFDGTNLTFAAEITHVDKKRVKVSVTESQPDDRESPLHLHLGQVMSRGEKMEFTIQKSIELGVNVITPLFSERCGVKLDAERLAKKIQQWQKIAIAACEQCGRNRVPQIRDAMTLEAWCAEADSGLKLNLHPRASHSINTLPQPVERVRLLIGPEGGLSADEIAMTAGHGFTDILLGPRVLRTETTALTAITALQVRFGDLG; encoded by the coding sequence ATGCGCATACCTCGCATCTATCACCCCGATCCCCTCAGCATCGGCAGTGAAATTACCCTGGATGAAGATGCATCCAACCATGTCGGCCGGGTGCTGCGGATGACGACCGGTCAGCATCTGGAACTCTTTGATGGCACTAATCTGACTTTTGCAGCAGAGATCACGCATGTTGATAAAAAGCGTGTAAAAGTATCGGTCACAGAGAGCCAGCCGGACGATCGCGAGTCGCCCCTGCACCTGCATTTAGGCCAGGTGATGTCGCGCGGTGAAAAAATGGAATTCACTATCCAGAAATCGATCGAACTGGGCGTGAATGTCATTACACCCTTGTTTTCCGAGCGCTGTGGCGTAAAGCTTGATGCTGAGCGTCTGGCAAAGAAGATCCAGCAGTGGCAGAAAATTGCGATTGCCGCCTGCGAGCAGTGTGGCCGCAACCGTGTGCCGCAGATTCGTGACGCGATGACGCTGGAGGCCTGGTGTGCGGAGGCGGACAGCGGTCTGAAGCTGAACCTGCATCCCCGCGCCAGCCACAGCATCAACACGCTGCCGCAGCCTGTTGAGCGGGTGCGGCTGCTGATTGGCCCTGAAGGCGGGCTGTCTGCGGATGAGATTGCGATGACAGCCGGGCACGGTTTTACTGACATTCTGCTTGGCCCACGGGTACTGCGAACCGAAACCACCGCGCTGACGGCCATTACGGCACTTCAGGTGAGGTTTGGCGACCTGGGTTAA
- the ruvX gene encoding Holliday junction resolvase RuvX — protein sequence MSTQTLLGFDFGTKSIGVAVGQQLTGSARPLAALKAQDGTPDWLVIEKLLKEWQPDFVVVGLPLNMDGTEQPLTARARKFANRLHGRFGIRVELQDERLSTVEARAGLFERGGYRALNKGSVDSQSAAIILQDWFENHY from the coding sequence ATGTCAACACAGACTCTGTTAGGTTTCGACTTCGGCACCAAAAGTATTGGTGTCGCCGTGGGTCAGCAACTCACCGGCAGCGCCCGCCCGCTGGCGGCGCTGAAAGCGCAGGATGGCACACCGGACTGGCTGGTAATCGAAAAACTGCTGAAAGAGTGGCAGCCCGATTTCGTGGTGGTAGGACTGCCGCTGAATATGGATGGTACCGAGCAGCCGCTGACCGCACGCGCCCGTAAGTTCGCTAATCGCCTGCATGGCCGCTTTGGCATCCGGGTTGAGCTGCAGGATGAACGCCTCAGCACGGTAGAAGCGCGGGCCGGGCTGTTCGAGCGCGGCGGCTATCGTGCGCTCAACAAAGGGTCGGTCGATTCACAGTCTGCCGCCATTATTTTGCAGGACTGGTTCGAAAACCATTACTGA
- the endA gene encoding deoxyribonuclease I: protein MSRTLTLALALLFAPAAGALDLTNYHQNTFQQAKTYAAAINADAPGSFYCGCKITWQGKKGVPDLNSCGYQVRKNANRAARIEWEHVMPAWEFGHQRQCWQAGGRKNCSKDPDYRRIETDLHNLQPAVGEVNGDRGNFAYSQWNGSEKQYGQCEMKIDFKLKQAEPPARARGAIARTYFYMRDQYHLRISRQQTQLFTAWDKLYPVTKWECERDQRIARVQGNHNPYVQQACQR from the coding sequence ATGTCTCGCACACTCACTCTGGCGCTTGCGCTGCTGTTTGCGCCCGCCGCTGGCGCCCTCGACCTGACTAACTATCACCAGAACACCTTCCAGCAGGCTAAAACCTATGCGGCGGCGATCAACGCCGATGCGCCTGGCTCGTTCTACTGTGGCTGTAAAATAACGTGGCAGGGGAAAAAAGGCGTTCCCGACCTCAACAGCTGCGGCTATCAGGTGCGCAAAAACGCCAACCGCGCCGCGCGCATTGAGTGGGAACATGTGATGCCGGCCTGGGAGTTTGGTCATCAGCGCCAGTGCTGGCAGGCGGGCGGCCGCAAAAACTGCAGCAAAGATCCGGACTATCGTCGTATCGAAACCGACCTGCATAACCTGCAGCCTGCGGTGGGTGAAGTGAACGGCGACCGGGGCAACTTCGCCTACAGCCAGTGGAACGGCAGCGAAAAGCAGTATGGCCAGTGCGAAATGAAGATCGACTTCAAACTCAAACAGGCTGAGCCGCCTGCGCGGGCGCGCGGCGCGATTGCCCGCACCTACTTCTACATGCGCGATCAGTATCACCTGCGTATTTCGCGCCAGCAGACGCAGCTGTTTACGGCCTGGGATAAGCTCTATCCGGTCACAAAATGGGAGTGTGAACGCGACCAGCGCATCGCCAGAGTGCAGGGCAATCACAATCCTTATGTGCAGCAGGCTTGCCAGCGCTAA
- a CDS encoding YggL family protein, whose product MATQRSRRLRKKLHIDEFQELGFSVAWRFPEGTSESEIDETLNQFINEAIDPNGLAFDGSGYLVWEGLVCLQKTGKCTEEHRALVRKWLEDRKLQDVQMTELFDVWWD is encoded by the coding sequence ATGGCCACACAACGCAGCCGCCGTTTACGTAAAAAACTGCACATCGACGAGTTTCAGGAGCTGGGCTTCTCCGTTGCCTGGCGCTTCCCGGAAGGCACCAGCGAAAGCGAAATCGATGAGACGCTGAACCAGTTCATCAATGAAGCGATCGATCCTAACGGTCTGGCCTTCGATGGCAGCGGCTATCTGGTGTGGGAAGGTCTGGTCTGCCTGCAGAAAACCGGCAAATGCACCGAAGAACATCGTGCGCTGGTGCGCAAATGGCTGGAAGATCGCAAGCTGCAGGATGTGCAGATGACGGAACTCTTTGACGTCTGGTGGGACTAA